The Magnolia sinica isolate HGM2019 chromosome 10, MsV1, whole genome shotgun sequence genome includes a window with the following:
- the LOC131216989 gene encoding NADP-dependent glyceraldehyde-3-phosphate dehydrogenase, whose translation MAGSGVFAEILDGDVFKYYAAGEWKKSSSGKSVAIINPTTRKTQYKVQACTQEEVNKVMDTAKQAQKSWAKTPLWKRAELLHKAAAILKEHKAPIAECLVKEIAKPAKDAVTEVVRSGDLVSYTAEEGVRILGEGKFLVSDSFPGNERSKYCLTSKIPLGVILAIPPFNYPVNLAVSKIAPALIAGNSLVLKPPTQGAVAALHMVHCFHLAGFPKGLISCITGKGSEIGDFLTMHPGVNCISFTGGDTGIAISKKAGMIPLQMELGGKDACIVLEDADLDLVASNIVKGGFSYSGQRCTAVKLVLVMESVADIVVEKVNAKVAKLTVGPPEDDCDITPVVSESSANFIEGLVMDAKAKGATFCQEYRREGNLIWPLLLDHVRPDMRIAWEEPFGPVLPVIRINSVEEGIHHCNASNFGLQGCVFTRDINKAMMISDAMETGTVQINSAPARGPDHFPFQGLRDSGIGSQGITNSITMMTKIKTTVINLPSPSYTMG comes from the exons CATGCACCCAAGAGGAGGTTAACAAGGTCATGGATACGGCGAAGCAGGCCCAGAAATCGTGGGCCAAAACGCCGCTGTGGAAGCGGGCTGAGCTCCTCCACAAGGCCGCTGCGATCCTGAAAGAACACAAAGCACCGATTGCTGAATGCCTCGTCAAGGAGATTGCAAAGCCCGCCAAGGACGCTGTCACTGAG GTTGTACGGTCAGGCGATCTTGTTTCCTACACAGCCGAAGAAGGTGTGAGGATTTTGGGCGAGGGGAAATTTCTTGTGTCTGATAGTTTCCCTGGGAATGAGAGGAGCAAGTACTGCCTCACTTCAAAG ATTCCTCTCGGAGTTATTCTTGCAATCCCACCCTTCAACTATCCCGTCAACCTGGCGGTCTCAAAAATAGCTCCCGCTCTAATCGCCGGCAACTCCCTTGTGCTCAAGCCTCCTACTCAG GGTGCGGTCGCTGCTCTACACATGGTGCATTGCTTTCACTTGGCTGGTTTCCCCAAAGGCCTCATCAGTTGCATTACTGGAAAAGGATCCGAGATCGGTGACTTTCTCACAATGCACCCTGGAGTGAATTGTATAAG CTTCACTGGTGGAGATACTGGCATTGCAATTTCAAAGAAGGCTGGCATGATCCCTCTTCAAATGGAGCTTGGAGGGAAAGATGCCTGCATTGTGCTTGAAGACGCCGATCTGGACTTAGTAGCAAGCAATATCGTAAAGGGAGGTTTCTCTTACAG TGGTCAAAGATGCACTGCTGTGAAGCTTGTCTTGGTGATGGAATCCGTTGCTGATATTGTTGTGGAGAAAGTGAATGCAAAGGTGGCGAAATtgacagtgggcccacctgaggACGACTGTGATATCACTCCAGTCGTGTCGGAATCGTCTGCAAACTTCATCGAGGGATTGGTTATGGATGCCAAGGCCAAGGGAGCAACTTTCTGCCAGGAGTACAGGAGGGAGGGCAATCTCATTTGGCCATTGTTGTTGGATCACGTGCGGCCCGACATGAGGATCGCATGGGAGGAACCTTTTGGGCCGGTGTTGCCAGTGATCAGGATTAACTCTGTCGAAGAAGGCATCCACCACTGCAATGCCAGCAATTTTGGTCTTCAG GGCTGCGTCTTCACGAGAGACATCAACAAAGCAATGATGATCAGCGATGCAATGGAGACTGGAACAGTCCAGATCAACTCGGCCCCAGCTCGTGGGCCAGACCATTTCCCATTCCAG GGTCTAAGAGACAGCGGCATCGGATCGCAGGGCATCACGAACAGCATTACAATGATGACCAAGATCAAGACCACTGTTATCAACTTACCCTCTCCTTCATACACCATGGGTTGA